The Lysinibacillus timonensis nucleotide sequence GGCCGACTACGGGGTTATTGAAAAAAGTAGTTACTATACTTTTTTTCATTTAAACCTCTTTTTCCCAAATAATTTAATAGTTTCTTAGAGATTGTGGAATGCCAACCAGGTAAAAATTTGTTCCATAGTCGTAAATAGGTAATTCAACAATATACTAATTATGAAGCTAGATTTGAAGTTTACAAACTATTATTTGAGGAAAAAAGGTGTCTCTTATGAGGGAAATTAAAATTGGTGCAGTTTTATCCTATCTCAAAATATTTATTACTCTACTTGTGACAGTATTGTTTACGCCTGTTCTCATTCATTTCCTAGGAAAAGATGAGTTTGGTTTATACGAGCTAGTGATGGTATTTGTTGGCTACTTAACGATTTTAGATTTTGGGCTAGGAAACACCGTTGTACGATACATAGCGAAGAACCGTGTAGTAGGAGATCAAAAGGCCGAAGCACGGATGAACGGATTTTTTCTAAAATTATTTAGTTGGATTGGACTAATTGCTTTTGTGATTGGGTATGTTTTGCATTTACTTGTTGATGATTTCTTCGGAGCAAGTTTAAGTCCAGAACAAGTGGAACAAGCGCAAGTAATGGTGCTGATAATGGCAATTAGTTTAGCGTTACAATTTCCTTTAAGCGTTTTCACGTCAATTTTAGAAGCGTATGAAAAGTTTATTTTTATACGAAGTACTGCTGTATTACGTGTCGTTTTGCAGCCGATAGTGATGCTACTTTTCCTAATAAATGGACAAGGAGTTGTAACACTTACATTTGCCGTGGCTTTCATTGGTGTATGCAATTTTATACTGAACGCTTTTATTTGCATGAATCTGTTGAAGGTGCAGTTTAGTTTTAAGAAGAATGAGCCTTTTTTGGTGAAGAAGATGTTAATTTTTTCATTTTTTATTTTCTTGACCGTAATAGTAGATAAAATTTTCATACAAACGAATCAATTACTTGTAGGAATTTTCCATGGGACGGATGATGTTGCGGTATTTGCGGTAGCAGTGCAATTTCTTTATATGTTTATGTCGGTTGCTTATGCTGTTAATGGATTGTTTTTACCGCGCATAACAATGCTAACTATGGATGAAGATAACGTGGCTAGCTTAAGGAAAATTAACGAGTTGTTTGTAAACGTTGGTGCCATTCAGGTTGTGATACTTGGCTATGTGCTAGGCGGATTTATATTATTTGGAAGAGAGTTTATAGTACTGTGGGTGGGACAAGAGTTTGTGCCAGCTTACTGGATTGTGGTAGTGTTGATGATTCCTATATTCGTTGACTTAATTCAGCATGTAGGGATCAGTATTTTAAAGGCGAAAAATTTATTTAAGTTCCGGACAATAACGTTGTTTCTGTTGGCGCTGGTAAATTTAATTGTAGCAATTCCTGTGACAGCTAGGTTTGGCATGGTGGGATCGGCTATTGTGTCTGGAGCTGCATTGTTTATTGGTTATGTTGTGTTGATGAATATTTATTATTACAAGCGGATTGGACTTGATATATTCCGCTTTTGGCGGCTTGCTTTGCGGTTTGGTGGCTCGATTGGGATTGCAATGCTCAGTACCTGGATACTAATAGATACACTAAGGCCGGAGTTTAATGTCTCAGTGCTACTTGGATGGATAGTAGTGTATAGTTTAATACTGAGTGTAAGTATATTTGTCTTCGGGATGAATGCTGATCAGCGTAGGTGTTTTGTTAGGGGAGTGAGGAAACGAATAGTGGGATTGCGCGCATTGCAATAATTCAAATAATAGCTGGGGGCTTCTCAAAAATGGCAGTATCGTAATTTAGATTGAGCAATTTCTCCACATTCAATCCAAATGCTGCACTACACACTGTTTGGCTACTACTACTTTCAATTTTTTTGGGTCAAGATACATTTGCCCATCACATGGAATAATTATTTTTTAACAGTATCATGACGAATTGATTAGTTCGGCACAATCTGGTGAAAAATAGAAGTAAGATATTCCGGTGAAAAGGGTGGTAGGATTGAATCATGATGGGATGGTCATTGAGAAGGAAACCAATGCAGCTGCGGCTGTTTCATTTTCAAATGCCATTTTAGGATTTTTCTTAAGTTTCATCCCCTTTATAGGTTGGCTTTTTGCCCCCGTTTGGGTAATCGCCATTTTATTTGGGATGGTGGGCTTAAGTAAGAATTATAATCGTCGGCTTGCAGTTTATGGAATCGTCATTGGGTTGTTTACATTTGCTTATAAAATTATATTAGTTCAAATGTTTAGTTAAGTTAATATGTTTGAGCGACACCTCTTCATACGCAAAGCACAAGTTTTTTATTACTTGTGCTTTTGAGCTTTCATAGGAAAAGATTATGTAGTCTTGACTAGAAATAATGTCATGATGATATCTTATTGAGTGAGTTTATACAAAATTTTAATTATCCAACATAAAACAATACATGCACATTTAGTTAATGAACATCCCACCAGATGCCACTTCCTCTAGATTATGTTAAGATTGAACAAGATTGTTTTTAGAAAGAGTGATGAAATGAAGGTTATTTTTATTGGTGATATTGTGGGGTCAATTGGCCGAGAAGCGGTGGAGAAATATTTACCTCGTTTGAAAAGAAAATACGCTGCGGATGTAGTGATTGCAAATGGGGAGAACGCAGCAGCAGGTCGAGGGATTACGTACAGTATTTATCAACAGCTATTACAAGCAGGTGTTGACGTAATTACAATGGGGAATCACACTTGGGATAATAAAGATATTTTTGAATTTATAGATGATGCAGATTACCTCATACGTCCAGCCAATTTTTCTAAAGAAGCACCAGGTCGTGGTATGGTGCAAATCGAGAAGAATGGTGTGACACTTTCAGTCATTAATCTCCATGGGCGCGTATTTTTACCTCCGCATGAGGATCCTTTTGCGGTGGCCGATCAATTGGTAGCTGAGGCTCGAAAAATATCACCTCTTGTGTTCGTTGATTTCCATGCAGAAGTAACAAGTGAAAAAATTGCACTTGGTTGGCATTTAGATGGCAGAGTTTCTGCGGTTGTTGGAACTCACACGCATGTTCAAACTGCAGATGCTCGCATTTATCCGGGTGGGACAGCTTATATTACCGATGTAGGTATGACGGGGCCGTACGACGAGATTCTTGGAATGACAAAGGAAAGTGTCATTTATAAATTCCAAACAAACATGCCGACACGTTTTGAAGTACCGAAAAGTGGACGCGAAGTACTTAGCGGATTCTTTGTAGATATTGATAATAAAACAGGAAAAGCTATTTCTTGTGAAAGAATCTATATTAATGCGGATTATCCGTTTAATGGGTAAATGACTGCAGTGTGAAAAGGTAACAATCGTATCGAATGATTCCTTGTCACCTCTAACAGCAACAAGTAAACAAATAACCAAAACCCCGGCATAATAACCGGGGTTTTATTGTCCCAAATCATTCGTGGGGGCAGCCTTATATTAACCTACCTTATTCGTTTTTCAGAATAACATTATCAAAATATTACTATTTTAAAAAAAACGAACTTGTACTATGATAGTTGCAACCGTAGTTGACTGAAAATTCTAATCATTGTATGGGTGGTTCATGGATTGAATTCATGATTAATTTGCGAAAGATAACTAGTTGTCATAACAAGATTAATTGTGGGCAAAACGTTTGGACGCATAATAATTATCGGAAGTGGATTGCCTATGAAATGTGAAATTAAGGGGGAACTAATATGAATGCATTTAGTTATGCATGCAGTACAAAAATTGAGATGGGGATGGGAGTTTCGAAAAAATTACCAGAATACTTAACATCTCTTGGGGTTGGCTCTTCGATTTTACTTGTAAGTGATCCAGGAGTCGTTCAAGCAGGATTGGTAGAACCTATTAAAGATAACTTACAGTCTCATGGATTTATGGTATCGTTGTTCGATTCTATATCCCAAAATCCTAGAGACAATGAGTGTTTAACAGGTGCACAAAAATTTAAGGAAGAAAATTTAACGGCTGTCGTTGCAATTGGTGGTGGTAGTGCAATGGATACGGGTAAAGCAATTGCCCTCCTCGGTTCAAATGGCGGAACACCTACAGATTATGTAGAAGGAAGAATACAGTATCAAAACATTGCTCCTATTATTTGTGTACCAACAACGGCTGGTACTGGATCAGAAGTAACTCGCTCATCCGTAATAACAGAGGCTGATACCCATCGCAAGATGACACTTAAACATTCTTTGCTTCGACCACAGATGGCAGTTTTAGATCCTGAGCTAACTTATACCGTCCCACCATCAGTTACTGCAGCGACGGGGGTGGATGCTTTAGTACATGCAATTGAAGGGTATACATGTAAGGTTTCGAATCCTATTTCACAAGCTCTTGGTGCAAAAGCAATGCAAACGATTGTATCTTCATTACCGGCTGCTTTTCACAACGGACGTGACGAAGAAGCTCGTTTTAATATGTTAAAAGGAAGTCTACTTGCAGGGTTATGTTTCGGGTCAGCTGATGTTGCTGCGGTTCATTGTTTGGCAGAAGCGCTTGGCGGTTTATATGATACGCCACATGGTATTGCAAATGCTGTATTCTTACCTTATGTTCTAAAGTTTAACGCAGAGGAGAATACACAAATGCATGCTAATTTGGCTAGATATATGGCATTTGCAAAGGATACTGATACCGATGCACTAGCTGTTGAGAAGTTAATTAATGGAATAGAAGCGTTCACAGAGGAGCTTAAAATACCGAAATTGAAGGATTTACAGTACGTTTCTGAAAATGACTTCCAAAGAATTGTAGAATTAGCTGTTCAGAATGGTTCAACTCCAAGTAACGTCCGCTCTATAACAGAAACGGATTATATGAATATTCTCGAAAATGCATATAGAGGTTAATTAGATTATATAAGGCAGTTAACTAATTAGTAGAGAATAGAATTCACCGAAAGAGTTTCTGGTTCTTCATAGTTTTCCTTAAGACTTATTCAATTAGCTGAAGATTATTTAAAGAAAGTAATTTTTTTCTAAATTAATAGAGCAATTTTTAATTGAAATGATTCTAAACCCCTTTTTCACAGCATAAAATGTGCTACGGACACAAACTTAAACGTCCTTTGAATGAACGAGACCTAAAAAAAAACGTTTCATTCAACAAACACATAATAAAGCTCTATGGGGAGGAATAGTTGTGGATTCATTAAAAGTATCATCTCGCTCTAATCCAAATTCTGTTGCAGGTGCGCTAGTTGCTGTTATTCGTGAGCAAGGTTACGCGGAAATGCAAGCAGTCGGTGCAGGTGCATTGAACCAAGCAGTAAAGGCAGTAGCGATTGCTCGCGGCTTTGTTGCACCAAGTGGCACAGACTTAATTTGCGCTCCAGCATTTGCAGATATTACGATTGCTGGTGAAGACCGAACAGCATTGAAACTTGTTGTTGAAAGACGTACAAGATAAATCGTTCAAAGTGACAAAAAGGGGTGGCCCGAAAGCGTATTAGCTTTTAGAGGTCATCTTTTTCTTTTTATAAGGAATAAGAAAATGTAAAAGGGCGTCCTACTAGTCATAGGAGCCCTTTTAAACTTTAATTAAGCAATGGGGAACCATCCTGGTGTGTTGACGATGGCATTCCATAATGGATCAGGAACAACCAATTCTTCCTGCTTATCTTTGTGCAATTTTGTGATGATTTCATCTTCTTTACCTCCAGCTACTTTTTGAACCCAATCCGGGTCGATAATGATTTCTCTTCCTAAAGCAAGTAATGCAACTCCCGTATTCAACGCTTTTCGTGCATCATTTGCTGTATAAATTGACCCAACTCCAATTAATGGTACTCGTCCGTTAATTGTTTCAAGTAAATAATCGATACGAGTTTTGGATAGATCCTCCACGCCGCGTCTAGGTGTTGAGAAGAAGTCATTCAATGAAACGTGTAAATAGTCCAGACTTTTTTCTGCTAAAACGTCAACTAAAGCAATGGTTTCATCCATTGTAATACCTGGTGTTTCAGGCTCTTCTGGAGAGAAACGATAGCCGACGATGAAATCTGATTTACCATGTGCATCAACAACACTTTTTACTTTATCGACAATCGCAAGAGGGAAGGTCATGCGGTTTTCTAGGCTACCCCCAAAACGATCTTCACGACGATTTGAATGTGGTGAGAAAAATTGTTGAATTAAATAGCCGTTTGCCCCATGAATTTCAACGCCATCATAGCCTGCTTCAATGGCACGGCGAGTTGTTTCTCCAAATGCTTCGATGATTTCTTCGACTTCTGTTTCTGTAAGTGCTCTTGGTGTTTTTGCGCCGGGCTGCTCTGCTGCAACAGCACTTGCGCTGACGATATCTCCATTTGGTACTAATTCTGGTGGACACATTCTACCGCCGTGAAAAATTTGAAGGACAGCTTTTGCACCTTGTTCTTTGATTGCCGTGGCCAATTGCTTTAAGCTAGGAATCATTTCATCACGATCTCCTGCAAATTCACCGTGAAACCCTTTACCATTTGCTGTAACATTTGTACAAGCGGTAATGACCATGCTGACACCTTTTGCACGGCGAGCATAGTAGTTCACTTCAGCCTCTGTCACCGTTCCGTCAGGGTTAGATGAAAAGTTTGTCATCGGCGCCATCACAACGCGATTCTTTAATTCCACACCATTCGGTAATGTATAGGAAGATAATAAGTCCTTATATGTTTCATTCATATTCCAATCGCTCCAAACTTTGTTAGGTTCATTATTAAAATACTCCTTAACATTTTGAATATCAAACATGTTGCTTTTCTGGCTAATTTTGGTAGGGAAGAGTATAGATTTTTGGATGGGTAGTAATATGGACAGAACATATGATGAATTCAGGCGAGAACGTCTGGTAGAAGCGGTCTATGAGACAAAGGAGCAAGGTATGGAAAGAGAATGATCCCGTAGAAGCGGTCTATGAGACAAAGAAGCAAGGTATGGAAAGAGAAGTCTCTCGTAGAAGCGGTCTATGAGACAAATGAGCGGGGTATGGAAAGAGAAGTGTCTCGTAGAAGCTCTCTATGAGACAAAGGAGGAGGGAATGGAAAGAGAAGTGTCTCGTAGAAGCGGTCTATGAGACAAAGGAGCGGGGTATGGAAAGAGAAGTGTCTCGTAGAAGCTCGCTATGAGACAAAGGGGCAAGGAAAGGAAAGAGAAGTGTCTCGTAGAAGCAATCTATGAGACAAAGGAGCAAGGAAAAGAAAGAGAACAGTCTCGTAGAAGCGGTCTATGAGACAAAGGAGCAAGGTATGGAAAGAGAAGTGTCCCGTAGAAGCGGTCTATGAGACAAAGGAGGAGGGAATGGAAAGAGAAGTGTCCCGTAGAAGCGGTCTATGAGACAAATGAGCGGGGTATGGAAAGAGAAGTGTCTCGTAGAAGCGGTCTATGAGACAAAGGGGAAAGGAAAAGAAAGAGAACAGTCTCGTAGAAGCGGTCTATGAGACAAAGGAGAAAGGAAAAGAAAGAGAACAGTCTCGTAGAAGCGGTCTATGAGACAAAGGAGGAGGGAATGGAAAGAGAAGTGTCCCGTAGAAGCGGTCTATGAGACAAAGGAGCAAGGAAAAGAAAGAGAACAGTCCCGTAGAAGCGGTCTATGAGACAAAGGAGCAAGATATGGAAAGGGAACTGTCCCGTAGAAGCAATCTATGAGACAAAGGAGCAAGATATGGAAAGGGAACAGTCCCGTAGAAGCGTTCTATGAGACAAAGGAGCAAGGTATGGAAAGAGAAGTGTCCCGTAGAAGCGGTCTATGAGACAAAGGAGGAGGGAATGGAAAGAGAAGTGTCCCGTAGAAGCGGTCTATGAGACAAAGGAGCAAGGAAAAGAAAGAGAAGTGTCTCGTAGAAGCTCTCTATGAGACAAAGGGGCAAGGAAAGGAAAGAGAAGTGTCTCGTAGAAGCAATCTATGAGACAAATGAGCAAGGAAAAGAAAGAGAACAGTCCCGTAGAAGCGGTCTATGAGACAAATGAGCGGGGTATGGAAAGAGAAGTGTCTCGTAGAAGCTCTCTATGAGACAAAGGAGGAGGGTATGGAAAGAGAATTGTCTCGTAGAAGCGGTCTATGAGACAAATGAGCGGGGTATGGAAAGAGAAGTGTCTCGTAGAAGCTCTCTATGAGACAAAGGAGGAGGGAATGGAAAGAGAATTGTCTCGTAGAAGCGGTCTATGAGACAAAGGAGCAAGGAAAGGAAAGAAAACTGTCCCGTGAAAAGTTGTGCGATGCAAAAACACGGAATTACTTTCTGTTAGAATAGCCTTATAAAGCGTAACTAAGTACTAAAACATCCAGCCATATAAAGCAAACACTTTTGCACATCACTATACAAAAAAGGAGCCAGTTCAATACTAGCCCCTTGTGTATTAGTACATAATTTAAATTTCCGTAGTTGAAATGAGTTGATGAACTTTCCATGAACCATCTACGAGTTTTACTTGGCAGATTGTTTCGAAGGTTTTAGCTTCTTCGCTATCTGGATAGTAGATAATGAATTCTTCAACAGTTTTTACGTTATAAGAGCCATCGCCGTTATCTACAACATCCACAACTGCTGTAGATACGAATTCTTCTGATATTCCGCTATCTTTTAAGTAAGCGATGTAATCCTTAGCTTCTTTGTAACGAGAACCATCAGTAGTTAGGTAACTTTTCATGTAGTTGAAGTCACTGTAATTGATAGCATCGACACTAGCAATTGTGTATTCTTTCATAAATGCTTGTAATTCCGCACGTAAACCACTTGTTTCCATTGCGGATACAGCGGCTGCATCCGGTGCATAAACCGTACCAGAACCTTCTAATGTTTCTTTCGCTTCAACTTCACTATAGTAAGTCGGTTCTAAATAGCTAACTAACCAATTTTTAGATTCATTATCATATTGAAGTCCAACATAGACATTTAATTGATCATCCTCTAAAGAAGGTACTTCTTCATTTGGGCCATAAAATGCATAAGAATAATCAATCAAGGTATGAACCATTAGTAAACCGTCTTCAATCCACATAGAACTACTGTCAATTTCCATTTTGTTTAGTCGAGCAGAATAGAACATATTTGCTTCAACAAGTGGATCAATTTCATAATATAAGAAATCGTCACTGAAAATATCGGTTACACCTGTAAAAATATCTGTATTTAATTGCGCTTTTGCGTTTTGCATTTCTTCACCAAAAGTTAGCAATGAAGTTTTCACTTTTTCTAATTCTTCATCAGATACGATTGGCGCGTCAACTTCGATGTAGTTAGAATCAATACTGAATGATTTAGAAGTTACTTCGCCCCAAGGATAGTTTACAACGACTTTCGCCTTAGCTGAACCGTCTAAGAATACTGGGCCAAAATATTCAGAATCACCGTACTCGTCAATTTCGACTTGATGATCATTGACAAGAAGGAAGCTATCTGCCATCCACTCGCTGTCATAATTCCATATGTAAACACTTGCTTCCCCGATAGGTAGTTCATCCATCCAAACATCTTCAGAGTATGGATTCGATAGTTCTAGTTCTATGTCGGTTTTGGATTCGCCAAAGTCATTATTTAAGCTAGCCTCAACTGTATAAATCCCGGGAATAAGGGGACCGTATGTAATACCGTCATCTTCCTTCTTTTCGTTAACTTCTGAACTATTGAATTTTAGTTTAACGCCATCTGTTGGACCGTCATAATAAGCATATTGATCAATCGCAGAAACCTTATGGGATTGGAATATGCCTAAAAACTTACCTTCTTTTTCGATGGAAACATATGCTTCTATTGCATCATCACTAATGTCTTCAACTAGTTTGATAAATGCATCTGCTTCGCTTTGCGTTACG carries:
- a CDS encoding iron-containing alcohol dehydrogenase, whose amino-acid sequence is MNAFSYACSTKIEMGMGVSKKLPEYLTSLGVGSSILLVSDPGVVQAGLVEPIKDNLQSHGFMVSLFDSISQNPRDNECLTGAQKFKEENLTAVVAIGGGSAMDTGKAIALLGSNGGTPTDYVEGRIQYQNIAPIICVPTTAGTGSEVTRSSVITEADTHRKMTLKHSLLRPQMAVLDPELTYTVPPSVTAATGVDALVHAIEGYTCKVSNPISQALGAKAMQTIVSSLPAAFHNGRDEEARFNMLKGSLLAGLCFGSADVAAVHCLAEALGGLYDTPHGIANAVFLPYVLKFNAEENTQMHANLARYMAFAKDTDTDALAVEKLINGIEAFTEELKIPKLKDLQYVSENDFQRIVELAVQNGSTPSNVRSITETDYMNILENAYRG
- a CDS encoding TIGR00282 family metallophosphoesterase, giving the protein MKVIFIGDIVGSIGREAVEKYLPRLKRKYAADVVIANGENAAAGRGITYSIYQQLLQAGVDVITMGNHTWDNKDIFEFIDDADYLIRPANFSKEAPGRGMVQIEKNGVTLSVINLHGRVFLPPHEDPFAVADQLVAEARKISPLVFVDFHAEVTSEKIALGWHLDGRVSAVVGTHTHVQTADARIYPGGTAYITDVGMTGPYDEILGMTKESVIYKFQTNMPTRFEVPKSGREVLSGFFVDIDNKTGKAISCERIYINADYPFNG
- a CDS encoding NADH-dependent flavin oxidoreductase; protein product: MNETYKDLLSSYTLPNGVELKNRVVMAPMTNFSSNPDGTVTEAEVNYYARRAKGVSMVITACTNVTANGKGFHGEFAGDRDEMIPSLKQLATAIKEQGAKAVLQIFHGGRMCPPELVPNGDIVSASAVAAEQPGAKTPRALTETEVEEIIEAFGETTRRAIEAGYDGVEIHGANGYLIQQFFSPHSNRREDRFGGSLENRMTFPLAIVDKVKSVVDAHGKSDFIVGYRFSPEEPETPGITMDETIALVDVLAEKSLDYLHVSLNDFFSTPRRGVEDLSKTRIDYLLETINGRVPLIGVGSIYTANDARKALNTGVALLALGREIIIDPDWVQKVAGGKEDEIITKLHKDKQEELVVPDPLWNAIVNTPGWFPIA
- a CDS encoding stage V sporulation protein S; the encoded protein is MDSLKVSSRSNPNSVAGALVAVIREQGYAEMQAVGAGALNQAVKAVAIARGFVAPSGTDLICAPAFADITIAGEDRTALKLVVERRTR
- a CDS encoding oligosaccharide flippase family protein, yielding MREIKIGAVLSYLKIFITLLVTVLFTPVLIHFLGKDEFGLYELVMVFVGYLTILDFGLGNTVVRYIAKNRVVGDQKAEARMNGFFLKLFSWIGLIAFVIGYVLHLLVDDFFGASLSPEQVEQAQVMVLIMAISLALQFPLSVFTSILEAYEKFIFIRSTAVLRVVLQPIVMLLFLINGQGVVTLTFAVAFIGVCNFILNAFICMNLLKVQFSFKKNEPFLVKKMLIFSFFIFLTVIVDKIFIQTNQLLVGIFHGTDDVAVFAVAVQFLYMFMSVAYAVNGLFLPRITMLTMDEDNVASLRKINELFVNVGAIQVVILGYVLGGFILFGREFIVLWVGQEFVPAYWIVVVLMIPIFVDLIQHVGISILKAKNLFKFRTITLFLLALVNLIVAIPVTARFGMVGSAIVSGAALFIGYVVLMNIYYYKRIGLDIFRFWRLALRFGGSIGIAMLSTWILIDTLRPEFNVSVLLGWIVVYSLILSVSIFVFGMNADQRRCFVRGVRKRIVGLRALQ